A region of Vigna radiata var. radiata cultivar VC1973A chromosome 6, Vradiata_ver6, whole genome shotgun sequence DNA encodes the following proteins:
- the LOC106764537 gene encoding uncharacterized protein LOC106764537, which yields MQSGINRQHSLREKLKSSMCCFSGTSHNDSLEHGEGFYSKFHIPRTPISPAGSTSSFSWFKLKSPTTTDFGNDPHSRVRGRSLKSRMSRKILHNRQSQSADFSYDPSSYALNFESESPEEFPFRNFSSRLPPSPPVEYSGH from the coding sequence ATGCAAAGTGGAATTAACCGCCAACATTCTCTGAGGGAAAAGTTAAAATCTTCCATGTGTTGTTTCTCAGGAACATCGCACAATGATTCCCTAGAACACGGAGAAGGGTTTTACAGCAAATTTCATATACCTAGGACGCCAATTTCTCCGGCTGGCTCCACCTCATCTTTTTCGTGGTTCAAACTAAAGTCACCCACAACCACTGATTTCGGGAATGACCCGCATTCACGTGTCAGGGGACGGAGTCTGAAGTCCCGCATGAGTCGGAAGATCCTCCATAACCGCCAGTCACAGTCCGCGGACTTTAGCTACGACCCTTCCAGCTACGCCCTCAACTTCGAGAGCGAAAGCCCCGAAGAGTTTCCCTTCAGAAACTTCAGCTCCCGGTTGCCGCCGTCTCCGCCGGTGGAATATTCCGGCCACTGA
- the LOC106764822 gene encoding trafficking protein particle complex II-specific subunit 120 homolog, whose amino-acid sequence MEPEVSIEGSAMIQVAVVPVGTVPSNVLRDYYSMLLPLHTIPLSAISSFYTEHQKSPFAVQPWDSGSLRFKFVLGGAPPSPWEDFQSNRKTLGIVGIVHCPSSPDLDAAVDLFTNVCKSFPSSLVDRCFAFCPNDSQLEEGSKKGGNLRLFPPADRPTLEFHLNTMMQEIAASLLMEFEKWVLQAESSGTILKTPLDSQASLSSEEVIKAKKRRLGRAQKTIGDYCLLAGSPVDANAHYSTALELSRLTGDYFWYAGALEGSVCALLIDRMGQKDSALEEEVRYRYNSVIVNYKKSQDNAQRVSPLTFELEATLKLARFLCRRELAKEVVELLTTAADGAKSLIDASDRLILYIEIARLYGSLGYHRKAAFFSRQVAQLYLQQENRLAAISAMQVLAMTTKAYHVQSRSSISDHSLHSNGIVSNHADSGKTNHQSAVSLFESQWSTLQMVVLREILLSAVRAGDPLTAWSAAARLLRSYYPLITPAGQNGLANALSNSADRLPPGTRCADPALPFVRLHSFPLHPTQIDIIKRSSAREDWWAGAAPSGPFIYTPFSKGESNNTKKHELIWIVGEPVEVLVELANPCGFDLRVDSIYLSVHSGNFDAFPVSVSLVPNSSKVITLSGIPTSVGPVSIPGCIVHCFGVITEHLFKEVDNLLLGASQGLVLSDPFRCCGSPKLKNVSVPNISVVPPLPLLVSHVVGGDGAIILYEGEIRDVWIRLANAGTVPIEQAHISLSGKNQDSVISYSSETLKSCLPLRPGAEVTFPVTLRAWQVGLVDADAGAGKTVSGNNMRHSKDGSSPSLLIHYAGPMKTSEETPTNGSTVPPGRRLVVPLQICVLQGLSFVKAQLLSMEFPAHVGESLPKLDDVNSKSTDEHVNSETKMDRLVKIDPFRGSWGLRFLELELSNPTDVVFEINVSVKLENSSSENNHFSDQGATEYVYPKTRIDRDCSARVLVPLEHFKLPVLDDSFFMKDTQLDGNGGRNASFSEKNTKAELNACIKNLISRIKVRWQSGRNSSGELNIKEAIQAALQTSVMDILLPDPLTFGFRLVRDGSESTTTDPDKESASAASKGSVIAHEMTAMEVLVRNNTKDMLKMSLNITCRDVAGENCVDGTKATVLWTGVLSDIAMEIPPLQQIRHSFCLHFLVPGEYTLLAAAVIDDANDILRARAKTTSASEPIFCRGPPYHVRVLGTA is encoded by the exons ATGGAGCCGGAAGTGAGCATCGAAGGATCGGCGATGATTCAGGTGGCAGTTGTTCCGGTAGGAACGGTGCCGTCGAACGTGCTGCGGGACTACTACTCCATGCTGCTCCCGCTGCACACGATCCCGCTCTCCGCCATTAGCTCCTTCTACACAGAGCACCAGAAGTCCCCCTTCGCCGTCCAACCCTGGGACTCCGGATCCCTCCGCTTCAAGTTTGTCCTCGGCGGCGCGCCGCCCAGTCCCTGGGAGGACTTTCAGTCGAACCGCAAAACTCTCGGCATCGTCGGCATCGTCCACTGTCCTTCCTCCCCCGATCTCGACGCTGCCGTCGACCTTTTCACCAATGTCTGCAAGTCCTTCCCCTCTTCCCTCGTTGATCGCTGTTTCGCCTTCTGCCCTAACGATTCGCAG CTTGAGGAAGGAAGTAAGAAAGGGGGAAATTTGAGGTTGTTTCCTCCTGCAGATCGTCCTACATTGGAGTTCCACTTGAACACTATGATGCAAGAGATTGCTGCGTCACTGCTTATGGAGTTTGAGAAATGGGTGCTTCAGGCAGAATCTTCCGGAACCATTCTCAAGACACCTTTAGATTCTCAAGCTAGTCTCAGctcagaggag GTTATCAAGGCAAAAAAGAGAAGGCTTGGGCGTGCCCAGAAGACCATTGGTGATTACTGTTTGCTGGCAGGGTCCCCTGTCGATGCCAACGCTCATTATTCTACCGCATTGGAACTTTCCAGGTTAACTGGTGATTACTTCTGGTATGCTGGAGCATTGGAGGGTAGTGTCTGTGCCTTGCTG ATTGACCGAATGGGCCAAAAAGATTCAGCACTGGAAGAAGAAGTTAGATATCGTTATAATAGTGTGATAGTGAATTACAAGAAGTCACAAGATAATGCTCAGCG AGTTTCTCCCCTAACTTTTGAACTTGAAGCTACTTTGAAATTAGCAAGGTTTCTTTGCAG GAGAGAGCTGGCCAAGGAGGTGGTGGAGTTGTTGACCACAGCTGCAGATGGTGCTAAATCTTTAATTGACGCAAGTGATAGACTCATATTGTATATTGAAATAGCTCGTCTGTATGGAAGTCTGGGATACCATAGAAAAGCTGCATTTTTCTCAAGGCAGGTTGCACAGCTATATCTGCAGCAAGAAAATAGATTGGCTGCAATTAGTGCTATGCAAGTTTTGGCAATGACCACCAAGGCTTATCATGTTCAAAGCAGATCATCAATCTCTGATCATTCTTTGCACAGT AATGGAATTGTATCAAATCATGCTGATAGTGGGAAAACAAACCACCAATCAGCTGTCTCACTATTTGAGTCTCAATGGAGTACCCTTCAGATGGTTGTATTAAGAGAAATTCTACTTTCTGCTGTCCGTGCTGGTGATCCTCTTACTGCATGGAGTGCAGCAGCACGACTCCTTAGATCCTACTATCCTCTAATAACACCTGCTGGGCAAAATGGCCTTGCTAATGCACTTTCAAATTCAGCAGACAGGCTGCCACCAGGAACTCGTTGTGCTGATCCTGCTTTACCCTTTGTGAG GCTGCATTCCTTTCCTCTCCACCCAACACAAATAGACATTATAAAGCGCAGTTCTGCTAGAGAAGATTGGTGGGCTGGTGCTGCTCCTTCTGGACCTTTCATTTATACACCATTCAGTAAAGGAGAGTCTAATAATACCAAGAAGCATGAGCTTATTTGGATTGTTGGAGAACCTGTTGAGGTCTTGGTGGAATTAGCAAACCCATGTGGCTTTGATTTAAGGGTTGATAGCATCTATCTATCTGTGCATTCTGGGAATTTTGATGCTTTCCCCGTAAGTGTAAGCCTTGTACCAAATTCTTCAAAAGTGATCACTTTATCTGGTATTCCAACATCAGTGGGACCAGTTTCAATTCCTGGGTGCATTGTTCACTGTTTTGGTGTTATTACTGAACATCTGTTTAAAGAGGTTGATAACCTACTCCTGGGGGCCTCACAAGGGCTGGTCCTTTCTGACCCTTTTCGATGCTGTGGATCTCCAAAGTTGAAAAATGTGTCTGTTCCTAATATTTCTGTAGTACCACCACTTCCATTATTGGTATCACATGTTGTTGGAGGTGATGGAGCCATCATTTTATATGAAGGTGAAATTCGGGATGTGTGGATTCGCCTGGCTAATGCCGGTACTGTTCCAATTGAACAAGCCCATATTTCATTGTCCGGGAAAAATCAAGATTCTGTAATTTCATATTCTTCTGAAACATTGAAATCTTGCCTCCCTCTGAGACCTGGAGCGGAAGTTACATTCCCTGTGACCTTGAGAGCCTGGCAGGTTGGCTTGGTGGATGCAGATGCTGGTGCAGGGAAGACTGTCTCAGGGAACAATATGAGGCATTCCAAAGATGGAAGCAGCCCATCGCTGTTGATCCACTATGCCG GTCCGATGAAAACCTCTGAAGAAACTCCAACAAATGGATCTACTGTGCCCCCTGGCAGAAGGCTTGTTGTTCCTCTGCAGATTTGTGTTTTGCAGGGCTTGTCCTTTGTGAAGGCTCAGCTTCTTTCAATGGAGTTTCCTGCTCATGTTGGTGAAAGTCTTCCTAAGTTGGATGATGTAAATAGTAAGTCTACTGATGAACATGTTAACTCAGAGACAAAAATGGACAGATTGGTGAAAATAGATCCTTTCAGAGGAAGTTGGGGGCTTCGATTCCTTGAACTTGAGTTATCTAATCCAACTGATGTTGTGTTTGAAATCAATGTCTCTGTCAAACTGGAGAACTCAAGCAGTGAGAACAACCATTTTTCTGATCAGGGTGCAACTGAATATGTCTATCCTAAAACAAGAATTGATAGAGATTGCTCAGCGAGGGTTCTAGTGCCTCTTGAGCATTTTAAATTACCTGTTCTTGACGATTCCTTTTTTATGAAGGATACCCAGTTAGATGGGAATGGAGGAAGAAATGCATCCTTCTCAGAGAAGAACACCAAAGCTGAACTAAATGCTTGCATCAAGAACCTTATATCTAGGATTAAGGTTCGATGGCAATCAGGACGGAATAGCTCTGGGGAGTTAAATATCAAAGAAGCTATCCAGGCTGCTCTCCAAACATCAGTCATGGATATTTTACTTCCAGATCCATTGACGTTTGGCTTCAGGCTTGTTAGAGATGGTTCTGAATCAACAACAACTGATCCTGATAAAGAATCTGCATCTGCTGCTTCCAAAGGTTCCGTGATTGCACATGAAATGACAGCAATGGAAGTTCTGGTTCGTAATAATACTAAAGATATGCTCAAAATGAGTCTTAATATTACATGCAGAGATGTAGCCGGGGAAAACTGTGTAGATGGTACCAAAGCGACTGTTCTATGGACGG GTGTTCTGAGTGACATTGCTATGGAAATTCCTCCACTTCAACAAATTAGACACTCGTTCTGCCTTCATTTTCTTGTCCCTGGAGAGTATACACTACTTGCTGCAGCAGTGATTGATGATGCAAATGACATTCTTCGTGCTCGTGCGAAGACCACCTCGGCTTCTGAGCCAATTTTCTGTCGTGGACCACCCTATCACGTTCGTGTCCTTGGAACTGCATGA
- the LOC106763098 gene encoding aberrant root formation protein 4, with protein MSVSVEREIASFRDSEIRNNLRRVLESCSKLVEAGDFHDSENTGSELIEFLDSVYDAAVSDPDSERAENEAFEAISEIQRYICSPSLDQEVVDALSFELPKAVSKFVGISSRFLDIATTIIDQFIVKCGPRDMLSILCNTLGYSSKITKAASYIVPPLSGISKVIISIKRRQFEQVKEAVPIILNVLKVVSLESEEEEELEDVFDRAVGIAISICEVCNKLEGDAKPKLQSVLGLYVLQCMALISASLGYKASRCHSLVLQLSQISSYCGLSYLSLLTTYEVETVASSIFGEDKDLFMGSLSHVKHGAALSVIWGLVSEEVAYTAKENLTAVKDELCNNQTKRWQAIGTLKQVLSFVNLPWELKKHAIDFLLCITDGRISRNCNEEHSEWSSYMPSLFSALQAVKMVIMHAPEPELRKKSFAVLKGVLDDIPISQRLDIFKALITNTDSSSMIAIFIDLIRKEMHIAICNSRSIVKDAPQIENKAFPDTPFWNPGVIELIELVLRPPRGGPPFLPEQSDAVLSALNLYRFVLMIESAEKTNCTGVLSRNSLLKAYNEWLLPLRTLVTGIMAESKSDHDDFAVDTVCTLNPLELVLYRCIELVEEKLKQST; from the exons ATGTCGGTCTCCGTAGAGCGCGAAATTGCGTCGTTTCGGGATTCTGAGATTCGAAACAATCTTCGAAGAGTTCTCGAGTCATGCTCTAAA TTGGTTGAGGCTGGAGATTTTCATGACTCTGAAAACACGGGTTCGGAGCTTATCGAGTTTCTTGATTCTGTCTATGATGCTGCTGTGTCTGATCCAGATAGTGAACGCGCTGAGAATGAAGCATTTGAAGCTATATCTGAGATCCAGAGATATATTTGTTCTCCTTCCCTTGACCAG GAAGTTGTTGATGCTCTTTCCTTTGAACTTCCAAAGGCTGTTTCAAAGTTTGTGGGGATTTCAAGTAGATTTTTGGACATTGCAACTACCATCATCGATCAGTTTATAGTGAAATGTGGTCCAAGGGATATGCTCTCAATTCTCTGTAAT ACATTAGGTTACTCAAGTAAGATCACCAAGGCTGCCAGTTACATTGTCCCTCCTTTATCAGGGATCTCAAAGG TCATTATTTCCATTAAGAGGCGTCAGTTTGAGCAAGTAAAAGAAGCTGTTCCTATAATACTTAATGTACTGAAAGTCGTGTCTTTGGAgtcagaagaagaagaggaactTGAGGATGTATTTGACAGAGCTGTTGGGATTGCAATTTCTATATGTGAAGTTTGCAATAAATTG GAGGGGGATGCAAAGCCGAAGCTCCAATCTGTTCTTGGTCTGTATGTCCTGCAATGCATG GCTCTCATTTCTGCTAGTTTAGGGTATAAAGCTTCCAGATGTCATTCGTTAGTTTTACAACTGTCACAAATTTCTTCATACTGTGGTTTATCATATCTCAGTCTATTAACAACTTACGAAGTTGAGACTGTGGCAAGCTCCATTTTTGGAG AAGATAAAGATCTCTTTATGGGTTCCTTATCTCATGTCAAACATGGTGCTGCTCTTTCAG taatttggGGACTTGTCTCAGAGGAAGTTGCTTATACTGCAAAAGAGAATTTGACTGCCGTCAAGGATGAACTTTGTAATAACCAAACAAAAAGGTGGCAAGCAATAGGAACATTAAAGCAAGTACTTTCCTTTGTAAATCTACCATGGGAATTAAAGAAACATGCTATCGACTTCTTGCTTTGCATCACAGATGGAAGAATCTCCAGAAACTGCAATGAGGAGCATTCTGAATGGTCATCTTATATGCCTAGTCTTTTTTCAGCTTTGCAG GCTGTAAAAATGGTTATCATGCATGCCCCAGAGCCAGAACTTAGAAAAAAATCCTTTGCTGTGCTAAAAGGA GTACTTGATGATATTCCAATTTCTCAAAGATTGGACATTTTTAAAGCATTGATTACAAATACCGACTCTTCCTCAATG ATTGCCATTTTCATTGATCTTATCCGGAAGGAAATGCACATAGCAATCTGCAATAGTAGATCAATAGTAAAAGATGCGCCACAGATAGAAAACAAAGCATTTCCAGATACCCCGTTTTGGAATCCTGGGGTCATAGAGTTAATCGAGTTGGTTCTAAGACCTCCACGGGGTGGACCTCCGTTCCTACCTGAGCAGAGTGATGCG GTGTTGTCAGCCCTCAACCTATACAGATTTGTATTGATGATAGAATCTGCTG AAAAGACAAACTGCACTGGAGTGCTGTCAAGGAACAGTTTACTGAAGGCTTACAATGAATGGCTGCTTCCTTTGCGTACCCTAGTGACAGGTATAATGGCAGAGAGCAAGAGTGACCATGATGACTTTGCAGTTGACACTGTATGCACCTTAAATCCACTTGAGTTGGTGTTGTACCGGTGCATTGAACTTGTAGAAGAGAAGCTAAAGCAATCCACATAG